From Danio rerio strain Tuebingen ecotype United States chromosome 7, GRCz12tu, whole genome shotgun sequence, the proteins below share one genomic window:
- the dok7a gene encoding uncharacterized protein dok7a isoform X4 encodes MEESLVDFEKTFTSRRERGESECVVLTLEHVCGLQSSDSADGVSHTLSILSLSQSAEIGFDSRAALQSWETRLRYCLGEVHSFGVCVLPGTKLESGPAMLHLCNDVLVIAKDHPAVIMAHWNLLDLRRYGAIHNGFVFEGGTRCGYWAGVFFLSCAEGEHISFLFDCIVRGISPSRGPFGLKPLFPELSVSAASVQDRLNHEAEELERRLSLLSHATASSCRFGSSIMGDDRSISGSSDTSDTSQSDCSISSPHVTWPDLHLPAETPQSEASQVEEKLSSDPTCLRKLKEVGRQNSSDSGIATGSHSSSYTGSFSSYSGSLDTAGPGQEYGTQHDLHPPTVPEKQLCTCNHEYLVPSSLHFLYDTPRRLLEISGETFTRKQSEGYPESVSQSDSGSALKAEKGEESMNSESLIKGEQLKTGEGSAKREESKTGKCLVKGEESKAGEFSIKGEELKIIEGSEKGEESNICEGSVKEEESHGFSCNKRCGECMMCSLPAAGSKTGFTSSLMCRRLKGTFPPLSGRTSGTPTNHEPLEIKESSLTNQHTSSGNPPTNEKAVEGYVSCLSDLLSHYSPVVKSECCSVYEAMSSRRAVHSKHTVLYENCTQCRTGEGHCRTSRSRDASFQDHLKRNSISNRPESFCSSSVEPLSRPISLQRIPEEENKERIWPEKARADPDYEIMDSRTERSAESDEWSRYDLLSTAAGSQRSFHPATDEGSDRLRDAVTYVNIPISPSCRKQLNYMMDLELQESSTAATFRGRNCSKYAQIDISATEAAHRAGSQHALGREEGLQRLEQHRRSRRKKEE; translated from the exons TTCACAGTTTCGGTGTGTGTGTTCTTCCCGGCACCAAACTGGAGAGCGGACCGGCGATGCTGCATTTATGCAATGATGTTCTGGTCATCGCTAAAGATCATCCAGCGGTCATCATGGCGCACTGGAACCTGCTGGACCTGCGAAGATACGGAGCGATACACAACGGCTTCGTGTTTGAGGGAGGAACGCGCTGCGGCTACT gggccGGCGTCTTCTTCTTGTCTTGTGCCGAGGGCGAGCACATCAGTTTTTTATTCGACTGTATTGTTCGTGGTATTTCTCCGTCCAGAGGCCCGTTTGGACTGAAGCCACTGTTCCCAG agCTCAGTGTCAGTGCAGCTTCAGTGCAGGACAGACTGAACCATGAGGCTGAAGAGCTGGAACGAAGACTTAGTCTGCTGTCTCACGCCACAG CTTCCAGCTGCCGTTTTGGCTCTTCAATAATGGGCGATGACCGCAGCATATCAGGATCATCTGACACCTCagacaccagccaatcagattgcagCATCAGCAGTCCTCACGTGACCTGGCCAGATCTGCATCTACCTGCAGAAACACCTCAATCTGAAGCCTCGCAGGTGGAGGAGAAACTCTCTTCCGATCCCACTTGCTTAAGAAAACTGAAGGAAGTTGGTCGACAGAACTCGTCCGACAGTGGAATTGCAACTGGGAGCCATTCGTCGTCCTACACCGGAAGCTTCTCTTCCTACAGTGGTAGTTTGGACACTGCTGGTCCGGGACAGGAATACGGCACACAGCATGACCTGCATCCACCCACTGTCCCAGAAAAACAACTGTGCACCTGCAACCACGAATACCTGGTGCCGTCTTCCCTGCACTTTCTGTACGATACTCCCCGCAGACTGCTGGAGATCAGTGGAGAGACATTTACCCGGAAACAATCTGAGGGATATCCTGAATCTGTCAGCCAGTCAGATTCCGGCTCAGCTCTAAAGGCTGAAAAAGGGGAGGAGTCAATGAACAGTGAGAGCTTAATAAAAGGGGAGCAGTTAAAGACTGGCGAGGGGTCAGCAAAAAGGGAGGAGTCCAAGACCGGCAAGTGTTTGGTAAAAGGGGAGGAGTCAAAGGCTGGCGAGTTCTCCATAAAAGGGGAGGAGTTAAAGATCATTGAGGGCTCAGAAAAAGGGGAGGAGTCAAATATTTGCGAGGGCTCAGTAAAAGAGGAGGAGTCACATGGATTCTCCTGCAATAAAAGGTGCGGTGAATGTATGATGTGTTCACTTCCTGCTGCCGGCTCTAAAACAGGCTTCACTTCCAGTCTCATGTGCAGAAGACTCAAG GGAACATTTCCGCCCCTTTCTGGAAGGACTTCAG GAACACCAACCAATCACGAGCCACTAGAGATCAAAGAGTCTTCTCTGACTAATCAGCATACCTCTTCTGGAAATCCACCGACCAATGAGAAAGCAGTTGAAGGCTACGTCTCCTGTCTGTCTGATCTGCTGTCACACTACAGTCCAGTGGTGAAGTCTGAGTGTTGCAGTGTGTATGAGGCCATGAGCTCCAGACGGGCTGTCCACAGCAAACACACCGTCCTGTATGAAAATTGCACCCAGTGCAGGACAGGAGAGGGACACTGCAGGACCTCCAGATCCAGAGATGCTTCATTCCAGGATCATCTAAAGAGAAACAGTATTTCCAATAGGCCAGAATCCTTCTGTTCTTCATCTGTGGAGCCTCTCAGCCGGCCGATCTCTCTGCAGCGAATACCTGAGGAAG AAAACAAAGAGAGAATCTGGCCTGAGAAAGCAAGAGCAGATCCTGACTATGAAATCATGGACAGCCGAACAGAGAGAAGCGCAGAG TCAGACGAGTGGAGCAGGTATGATCTGCTGTCAACTGCTGCTGGATCTCAGAGGAGTTTCCATCCTGCGACTGATG AGGGTTCAGACAGACTGAGGGATGCAGTGACGTATGTGAATATTCCCATTAGCCCCTCATGCAGAAAACAGCTGAACTACATGATGGATCTGGAGCTGCAGGAGTCGAGCACTGCTGCCACTTTCAGAG GGAGAAATTGCAGTAAATATGCTCAGATCGACATCAGTGCGACGGAAGCGGCTCACAGAGCGGGttcccagcatgcactggggcgagAGGAAGGCCTGCAGAGACTGGAGCAGCACAGAAGAAGTAGAAGAAAGAAAGAGGAGTGA
- the dok7a gene encoding uncharacterized protein dok7a isoform X3, whose protein sequence is MEESLVDFEKTFTSRRERGESECVVLTLEHVCGLQSSDSADGVSHTLSILSLSQSAEIGFDSRAALQSWETRLRYCLGEVHSFGVCVLPGTKLESGPAMLHLCNDVLVIAKDHPAVIMAHWNLLDLRRYGAIHNGFVFEGGTRCGYWAGVFFLSCAEGEHISFLFDCIVRGISPSRGPFGLKPLFPELSVSAASVQDRLNHEAEELERRLSLLSHATASSCRFGSSIMGDDRSISGSSDTSDTSQSDCSISSPHVTWPDLHLPAETPQSEASQVEEKLSSDPTCLRKLKEVGRQNSSDSGIATGSHSSSYTGSFSSYSGSLDTAGPGQEYGTQHDLHPPTVPEKQLCTCNHEYLVPSSLHFLYDTPRRLLEISGETFTRKQSEGYPESVSQSDSGSALKAEKGEESMNSESLIKGEQLKTGEGSAKREESKTGKCLVKGEESKAGEFSIKGEELKIIEGSEKGEESNICEGSVKEEESHGFSCNKRCGECMMCSLPAAGSKTGFTSSLMCRRLKGTFPPLSGRTSGTPTNHEPLEIKESSLTNQHTSSGNPPTNEKAVEGYVSCLSDLLSHYSPVVKSECCSVYEAMSSRRAVHSKHTVLYENCTQCRTGEGHCRTSRSRDASFQDHLKRNSISNRPESFCSSSVEPLSRPISLQRIPEEENKERIWPEKARADPDYEIMDSRTERSAESDEWSRYDLLSTAAGSQRSFHPATDAEGSDRLRDAVTYVNIPISPSCRKQLNYMMDLELQESSTAATFRGRNCSKYAQIDISATEAAHRAGSQHALGREEGLQRLEQHRRSRRKKEE, encoded by the exons TTCACAGTTTCGGTGTGTGTGTTCTTCCCGGCACCAAACTGGAGAGCGGACCGGCGATGCTGCATTTATGCAATGATGTTCTGGTCATCGCTAAAGATCATCCAGCGGTCATCATGGCGCACTGGAACCTGCTGGACCTGCGAAGATACGGAGCGATACACAACGGCTTCGTGTTTGAGGGAGGAACGCGCTGCGGCTACT gggccGGCGTCTTCTTCTTGTCTTGTGCCGAGGGCGAGCACATCAGTTTTTTATTCGACTGTATTGTTCGTGGTATTTCTCCGTCCAGAGGCCCGTTTGGACTGAAGCCACTGTTCCCAG agCTCAGTGTCAGTGCAGCTTCAGTGCAGGACAGACTGAACCATGAGGCTGAAGAGCTGGAACGAAGACTTAGTCTGCTGTCTCACGCCACAG CTTCCAGCTGCCGTTTTGGCTCTTCAATAATGGGCGATGACCGCAGCATATCAGGATCATCTGACACCTCagacaccagccaatcagattgcagCATCAGCAGTCCTCACGTGACCTGGCCAGATCTGCATCTACCTGCAGAAACACCTCAATCTGAAGCCTCGCAGGTGGAGGAGAAACTCTCTTCCGATCCCACTTGCTTAAGAAAACTGAAGGAAGTTGGTCGACAGAACTCGTCCGACAGTGGAATTGCAACTGGGAGCCATTCGTCGTCCTACACCGGAAGCTTCTCTTCCTACAGTGGTAGTTTGGACACTGCTGGTCCGGGACAGGAATACGGCACACAGCATGACCTGCATCCACCCACTGTCCCAGAAAAACAACTGTGCACCTGCAACCACGAATACCTGGTGCCGTCTTCCCTGCACTTTCTGTACGATACTCCCCGCAGACTGCTGGAGATCAGTGGAGAGACATTTACCCGGAAACAATCTGAGGGATATCCTGAATCTGTCAGCCAGTCAGATTCCGGCTCAGCTCTAAAGGCTGAAAAAGGGGAGGAGTCAATGAACAGTGAGAGCTTAATAAAAGGGGAGCAGTTAAAGACTGGCGAGGGGTCAGCAAAAAGGGAGGAGTCCAAGACCGGCAAGTGTTTGGTAAAAGGGGAGGAGTCAAAGGCTGGCGAGTTCTCCATAAAAGGGGAGGAGTTAAAGATCATTGAGGGCTCAGAAAAAGGGGAGGAGTCAAATATTTGCGAGGGCTCAGTAAAAGAGGAGGAGTCACATGGATTCTCCTGCAATAAAAGGTGCGGTGAATGTATGATGTGTTCACTTCCTGCTGCCGGCTCTAAAACAGGCTTCACTTCCAGTCTCATGTGCAGAAGACTCAAG GGAACATTTCCGCCCCTTTCTGGAAGGACTTCAG GAACACCAACCAATCACGAGCCACTAGAGATCAAAGAGTCTTCTCTGACTAATCAGCATACCTCTTCTGGAAATCCACCGACCAATGAGAAAGCAGTTGAAGGCTACGTCTCCTGTCTGTCTGATCTGCTGTCACACTACAGTCCAGTGGTGAAGTCTGAGTGTTGCAGTGTGTATGAGGCCATGAGCTCCAGACGGGCTGTCCACAGCAAACACACCGTCCTGTATGAAAATTGCACCCAGTGCAGGACAGGAGAGGGACACTGCAGGACCTCCAGATCCAGAGATGCTTCATTCCAGGATCATCTAAAGAGAAACAGTATTTCCAATAGGCCAGAATCCTTCTGTTCTTCATCTGTGGAGCCTCTCAGCCGGCCGATCTCTCTGCAGCGAATACCTGAGGAAG AAAACAAAGAGAGAATCTGGCCTGAGAAAGCAAGAGCAGATCCTGACTATGAAATCATGGACAGCCGAACAGAGAGAAGCGCAGAG TCAGACGAGTGGAGCAGGTATGATCTGCTGTCAACTGCTGCTGGATCTCAGAGGAGTTTCCATCCTGCGACTGATG CAGAGGGTTCAGACAGACTGAGGGATGCAGTGACGTATGTGAATATTCCCATTAGCCCCTCATGCAGAAAACAGCTGAACTACATGATGGATCTGGAGCTGCAGGAGTCGAGCACTGCTGCCACTTTCAGAG GGAGAAATTGCAGTAAATATGCTCAGATCGACATCAGTGCGACGGAAGCGGCTCACAGAGCGGGttcccagcatgcactggggcgagAGGAAGGCCTGCAGAGACTGGAGCAGCACAGAAGAAGTAGAAGAAAGAAAGAGGAGTGA